A genomic region of Phragmites australis chromosome 2, lpPhrAust1.1, whole genome shotgun sequence contains the following coding sequences:
- the LOC133909885 gene encoding uncharacterized protein LOC133909885: MDRTYKGGIKAYWKRRGYYRLEAAAAQRRPPLPTAELGGGGGTAQPQKGPGRRRRGWRVRRGLGRRLLRALSPRRWLVRLRDAYVSAMLRLAFSPVVGYGAGAPYCAATTHGAFARPPQLKEYNEKVLVEIYRSILARGGALTVTGDGASTGAPSAAATLRLPMAA; encoded by the coding sequence ATGGACCGCACCTACAAGGGCGGCATCAAGGCCTACTGGAAGCGCCGCGGTTACTACCGCCTCGAAGCTGCCGCTGCTCAGCGCCGCCCGCCGCTCCCCACCGCtgagctcggcggcggcggcggcactgcGCAGCCGCAAAAGGGCcccggccggcgccgccgcgggtGGCGCGTGCGCCGCGGCCTCGGTCGGCGTCTGCTCCGCGCGCTCTCGCCGCGGCGGTGGCTCGTGCGCCTCCGCGACGCGTACGTGTCCGCCATGCTGCGGCTCGCGTTCTCCCCCGTCGTCGGGTACGGCGCCGGCGCGCCCTACTGCGCTGCGACGACCCACGGGGCCTtcgcgcggccgccgcagctCAAGGAGTACAACGAGAAGGTGCTCGTCGAGATCTACAGGTCCATACTCGCGCGCGGCGGGGCCCTCACAGTCACCGGCGACGGCGCCAGTACCGGTGCgccttccgccgccgccaccctacGGCTACCTATGGCTGCTTGA